One genomic window of Actinoplanes lobatus includes the following:
- a CDS encoding Lrp/AsnC family transcriptional regulator, translating to MNTAIVHIDCATDSIPEVAEALAALDGVSEVYSVAGGVDLIAIVRVPHFDDIAEVIAGRISKTPGVINSETFVAFRAYSKHDLEDAFAIGLPDAD from the coding sequence GTGAACACCGCGATCGTCCACATCGACTGCGCGACCGACTCGATTCCGGAGGTGGCCGAGGCGCTGGCCGCACTGGACGGGGTCAGTGAGGTCTACTCCGTGGCCGGAGGCGTGGACCTGATCGCGATCGTCCGGGTGCCGCACTTCGACGACATCGCCGAGGTGATCGCGGGCCGGATCTCCAAGACGCCCGGCGTGATCAACAGCGAGACGTTCGTGGCCTTCCGCGCCTACTCGAAGCACGACCTCGAGGACGCCTTCGCCATCGGCCTGCCGGACGCCGACTGA
- the ctaE gene encoding aa3-type cytochrome oxidase subunit III, which produces MTAAAIDKSRIHSLTRPNMVSVGTIVWLSSELMFFAALFAMYFSIRAADYSLWEEHTPHLNIPYATTFTVILVLSSVTCQLGVFAAEKGDVFALRRWFTITFVMGLIFVLGQVNEYTELVQHGVKINGDGYGSMFYLTTGFHGLHVTGGLIAFIVYMIRTTMGRFTPAQATSAIVVSYYWHFVDVVWIALFAMIYWLQ; this is translated from the coding sequence GTGACTGCGGCAGCCATCGACAAGAGCCGGATCCACTCGCTGACCCGACCCAACATGGTCAGCGTCGGGACCATCGTGTGGCTCTCCAGCGAGCTCATGTTCTTCGCGGCGTTGTTCGCGATGTACTTCTCCATCCGTGCGGCGGACTACTCGCTGTGGGAGGAGCACACCCCGCACCTGAACATTCCGTACGCCACGACGTTCACGGTGATTCTGGTTCTCTCGTCGGTGACCTGCCAGTTGGGTGTCTTCGCCGCGGAGAAGGGTGACGTGTTCGCGCTGCGGCGCTGGTTCACGATCACCTTCGTGATGGGCCTGATCTTCGTGCTCGGCCAGGTGAACGAGTACACCGAGCTCGTCCAGCACGGCGTCAAGATCAACGGCGACGGGTACGGCTCGATGTTCTACCTGACGACCGGGTTCCACGGTCTGCACGTGACCGGCGGCCTGATCGCATTCATCGTCTACATGATCCGGACGACCATGGGCCGCTTCACGCCGGCTCAGGCCACCTCGGCCATCGTCGTGTCCTACTACTGGCACTTCGTCGACGTGGTGTGGATCGCCCTGTTCGCCATGATCTATTGGCTTCAGTAG
- the qcrB gene encoding cytochrome bc1 complex cytochrome b subunit, giving the protein MKRRKIDLAEAPVTFAKGVDDRFQAATPLRGLLNKVFPDHWSFLLGEIALFSFIVLLLSGVFLTLFFDPSMTEVAYDGSYLGLRGVEMSRAYASTLDLSFEVRGGLFMRQMHHWAALLFMASIIVHMARVFFTGAFRKPREINWVIGVLLFLLGFFAGFTGYSLPDDGLSGTGLRIASAIMLTIPVIGTWLSAAIFGGEFPGELIIGRFYIAHVLLIPGILLALIAAHLGIVFKQKHTQWPGPLRTNENVVGERMFPRYAMKQGGFFMAVFGVIALMAGMFQINPIWLFGPYRAAEVSSASQPDFYVMFMDGLVRLMPNWQIYIGNYSIPPMFWPAVVGLGALFTLPMAYPWLEARKLKDKRTHHLLERPRDNPERVGIGMMSLTFFLVATLSGANDVIADKFHISLNAMTWAGRIGLVILPPLAYYIAFRICLGLQQHDRQVLAHGVETGIIKRLPNGQFVEIHQPLGPVDDHGHPIPLEYAGWVVPKKMNRIGALAPAIKGFFFPVEKPAEIPVSPAVGGPAKREEIKSGH; this is encoded by the coding sequence GTGAAGCGCCGAAAAATCGACCTCGCAGAGGCGCCCGTCACCTTCGCCAAGGGGGTGGACGACCGGTTCCAGGCAGCCACCCCGCTGCGCGGCCTGCTGAACAAGGTCTTCCCGGACCACTGGTCCTTCCTGCTCGGCGAGATCGCCCTGTTCTCGTTCATCGTGCTGCTGCTCAGCGGCGTGTTCCTCACCCTCTTCTTCGACCCGTCGATGACGGAGGTGGCGTACGACGGCTCCTACCTGGGCCTGCGCGGCGTCGAGATGTCGAGGGCCTACGCGTCCACGCTGGACCTGTCGTTCGAGGTCCGCGGCGGCCTCTTCATGCGGCAGATGCACCACTGGGCGGCGCTGCTGTTCATGGCGTCGATCATCGTGCACATGGCCCGCGTCTTCTTCACCGGCGCGTTCCGCAAGCCGCGTGAGATCAACTGGGTCATCGGCGTCCTGCTCTTCCTGCTGGGCTTCTTCGCCGGCTTCACCGGTTACTCGCTCCCGGACGACGGCCTCTCCGGCACCGGTCTCCGCATCGCCTCGGCGATCATGCTGACCATCCCGGTCATCGGCACCTGGCTCTCGGCGGCGATCTTCGGCGGCGAGTTCCCCGGCGAGCTGATCATCGGCCGGTTCTACATCGCGCACGTGCTGCTCATCCCGGGCATCCTGCTCGCGCTGATCGCGGCCCACCTGGGCATCGTGTTCAAGCAGAAGCACACCCAGTGGCCGGGCCCGCTGCGCACCAACGAGAACGTGGTCGGCGAGCGGATGTTCCCGCGCTACGCGATGAAGCAGGGCGGCTTCTTCATGGCCGTCTTCGGTGTCATCGCGCTGATGGCCGGCATGTTCCAGATCAACCCGATCTGGCTCTTCGGGCCGTACCGCGCGGCCGAGGTGTCGTCGGCCTCGCAGCCCGACTTCTACGTCATGTTCATGGACGGTCTCGTCCGGCTCATGCCGAACTGGCAGATCTACATCGGCAACTACAGCATCCCGCCGATGTTCTGGCCGGCCGTCGTGGGCCTGGGCGCGCTGTTCACCCTGCCCATGGCGTACCCGTGGCTGGAAGCGCGCAAGCTCAAGGACAAGCGCACCCACCACCTGCTCGAGCGTCCGCGGGACAACCCGGAGCGCGTCGGCATCGGCATGATGTCGCTGACGTTCTTCCTGGTCGCCACGCTCTCCGGCGCCAACGACGTGATCGCGGACAAGTTCCACATCAGCTTGAACGCGATGACCTGGGCGGGCCGCATCGGCCTGGTCATCCTGCCGCCGCTGGCCTACTACATCGCGTTCCGCATCTGCCTCGGTCTGCAGCAGCACGACCGCCAGGTGCTGGCGCACGGCGTCGAGACCGGCATCATCAAGCGTCTCCCGAACGGCCAGTTCGTCGAGATCCACCAGCCGCTCGGCCCGGTCGACGACCACGGCCACCCGATCCCGCTGGAGTACGCCGGCTGGGTCGTCCCGAAGAAGATGAACCGCATCGGCGCCCTGGCTCCGGCGATCAAGGGCTTCTTCTTCCCGGTCGAGAAGCCGGCCGAGATCCCGGTCTCGCCGGCCGTGGGTGGCCCCGCGAAGCGCGAGGAGATCAAGTCCGGCCACTGA
- the ctaC gene encoding aa3-type cytochrome oxidase subunit II, whose amino-acid sequence MGARSSATRPRAVGRAAGLVLGGATLLTLLSGCSIEDWGSAFGNFGWPSRGISLQAHQMYDLWIASTIAALTVGIGVWGLIFWCVIRYRKRGEELPVQTRFNMPMEILYTVTPILIVAVLFFYTAVVQTNVDKLSKNPDQVVEIVAFKWNWQFNYRDGMGEKANTVASTVGSSDVIPILVLPVGEKIRFEETSKDVIHSFWVPEMLFKRDVFPGSVRNVFEVTLDKEGRYVGRCAELCGTYHAFMNFELVTVSSEEFDRFLAAKKAGQSTQEALVAIGEAPFATKTSPFNTRRQQHSWNQPETVAAGK is encoded by the coding sequence GTGGGCGCAAGGAGTTCGGCCACACGGCCGCGGGCAGTAGGCCGGGCGGCCGGGCTGGTTCTCGGCGGCGCGACGCTGCTGACGTTGCTCTCGGGCTGTTCGATCGAGGACTGGGGTTCCGCATTCGGTAACTTCGGCTGGCCGAGCCGGGGTATCAGTCTGCAGGCACACCAGATGTACGACCTGTGGATCGCGTCGACGATCGCCGCTCTGACGGTCGGCATCGGCGTGTGGGGTCTGATCTTCTGGTGTGTGATCCGGTACCGCAAGCGCGGCGAAGAGCTGCCCGTGCAGACCCGGTTCAACATGCCGATGGAGATCCTCTACACGGTCACGCCGATCCTGATCGTCGCGGTGCTCTTCTTCTACACCGCGGTCGTGCAGACCAATGTCGACAAGCTGTCCAAGAATCCGGACCAGGTCGTCGAGATCGTGGCGTTCAAGTGGAACTGGCAGTTCAACTACCGTGACGGGATGGGCGAGAAGGCCAACACGGTCGCCTCGACCGTCGGCTCGTCCGATGTGATCCCGATCCTGGTCCTCCCGGTCGGAGAGAAGATCCGGTTCGAGGAGACCAGCAAGGACGTCATCCACTCGTTCTGGGTGCCGGAGATGCTGTTCAAGCGGGACGTCTTCCCGGGCAGCGTGCGCAACGTGTTCGAGGTGACCCTCGACAAGGAGGGCCGTTACGTCGGCCGGTGCGCCGAGCTGTGCGGCACGTACCACGCTTTCATGAACTTCGAGCTGGTGACGGTCTCCTCCGAGGAGTTCGACCGGTTCCTCGCGGCCAAGAAGGCCGGGCAGTCGACGCAGGAGGCTCTCGTCGCGATCGGCGAGGCGCCGTTCGCCACGAAGACGTCGCCGTTCAACACGCGCCGTCAGCAGCACTCCTGGAACCAGCCCGAGACCGTAGCCGCAGGGAAGTAG
- the qcrA gene encoding cytochrome bc1 complex Rieske iron-sulfur subunit encodes MTAVHHSGEAGTPVDVNDPHLTRFDVVKEGLRRDDIEIVTYESHFHGQNSKAEKRVVRNISFLFLLSGLFSAAFLVFYIVWPWEFELGHTMSDYYTPILGVTLGLGLLALGFAILAWAKKLLPHELSIQQRHGDPSSDDERLITGQTMLYVADELGVQRRPLLKGAIGLGMLPLGLAAAAPLVGGLIKNPHGDPEPMMFRTGFNPVENGGKLVRLTRDDGTPIRPEDVSTGGQMTVFPGIPHGATNQHADSPTLLIHLRPDDAAETRKNAEADANGRNKGSMYGNYVAYSKICTHAGCPASLYEQQTNRLLCPCHQSQFLITNNAQPVFGPATRRLPMLPLTVDEEGFFVAASDYKDTVGPDFWERP; translated from the coding sequence ATGACGGCGGTCCATCACTCCGGCGAGGCCGGTACGCCGGTCGACGTCAACGACCCGCACCTGACGCGGTTCGACGTCGTCAAGGAAGGCCTCCGGCGCGACGACATCGAGATCGTCACGTACGAGTCGCACTTCCACGGGCAGAACTCCAAGGCGGAGAAGCGGGTCGTCCGCAACATCTCCTTCCTGTTCCTGCTCTCCGGCCTGTTCAGCGCGGCGTTCCTGGTCTTCTACATCGTCTGGCCGTGGGAGTTCGAGCTCGGCCACACGATGAGCGACTACTACACGCCGATCCTGGGCGTCACGCTCGGCCTCGGCCTGCTGGCGCTCGGCTTCGCGATCCTCGCCTGGGCCAAGAAGCTGCTGCCGCACGAGCTGTCCATCCAGCAGCGGCACGGCGACCCGTCGTCCGACGACGAGCGCCTGATCACCGGGCAGACCATGCTCTACGTGGCGGACGAGCTGGGCGTCCAGCGCCGGCCGCTGCTCAAGGGCGCGATCGGCCTCGGCATGCTGCCGCTCGGCCTGGCCGCCGCGGCCCCGCTGGTCGGTGGCCTGATCAAGAACCCGCACGGCGACCCCGAGCCGATGATGTTCCGCACCGGCTTCAACCCGGTGGAGAACGGGGGCAAGCTGGTCCGCCTCACCCGTGACGACGGCACCCCGATCCGTCCCGAGGATGTCAGCACGGGCGGCCAGATGACCGTCTTCCCGGGCATCCCGCACGGCGCCACCAACCAGCACGCCGACTCGCCGACGCTGCTCATCCACCTCCGCCCGGACGACGCGGCCGAGACCCGGAAGAACGCCGAGGCCGACGCCAACGGCCGTAACAAGGGTTCGATGTACGGCAACTACGTGGCGTACTCCAAGATCTGCACGCACGCGGGCTGCCCCGCCAGCCTCTACGAGCAGCAGACCAACCGTCTTCTCTGCCCGTGCCACCAGTCGCAGTTCCTCATCACCAACAACGCGCAGCCGGTCTTCGGACCCGCGACCCGGCGTCTGCCGATGCTGCCGCTTACAGTGGACGAGGAAGGTTTCTTCGTGGCAGCGTCCGACTACAAGGACACCGTCGGACCTGACTTCTGGGAGCGGCCGTGA
- a CDS encoding barstar family protein, producing MRPLWLLTDEYSDDIPDPELSRPVGTCAEIDGLFADLPEPGLERFALVDCDPGPGLRARLGEVCLEAPPHDTWLRDVTVVGAADGRVELTGRVHTERHLRPEAEMPAVPVDGFRLSLPDDTTLARCRAVEGVYRPRPELEPPDVRLIGFRPEPWLRERLATWRPGRLRISASISGRAADGRELRTLEPGVFADVAAVRPSPLGPDLFDVDLDGGMTDPIPAAARTLWDDWLERRPSAPGTWHALDTAMRHEWLRLALAGHRHDSPDRPAGAVHRLDGRYVTDVNGFYCALGEAINGPGGYFGWNLDAVDDCLRGRWGATTPFRLEWSHFPVARTSLGGDEVDYLVGLLTEEDRVTVVPGG from the coding sequence TTGCGCCCGCTCTGGCTGCTGACCGACGAGTACAGCGACGACATACCCGACCCCGAGCTGTCCCGGCCGGTCGGGACGTGCGCCGAGATCGACGGGCTGTTCGCCGATCTGCCCGAGCCCGGCCTGGAACGGTTCGCGCTGGTGGACTGCGATCCCGGGCCGGGCCTGCGGGCCCGGCTCGGCGAGGTGTGCCTGGAGGCCCCGCCGCACGACACGTGGCTCCGGGACGTGACCGTGGTGGGCGCCGCCGACGGCCGGGTCGAGCTGACCGGCCGGGTGCACACCGAGCGGCATCTGCGGCCGGAAGCCGAGATGCCGGCCGTCCCCGTCGACGGGTTCCGGCTCAGCCTGCCCGACGACACCACGCTGGCCCGCTGCCGAGCCGTCGAGGGCGTCTACCGGCCGCGGCCGGAGCTGGAGCCGCCCGACGTGCGCCTGATCGGTTTCCGGCCGGAGCCGTGGCTCCGGGAGCGGCTGGCGACATGGCGCCCGGGGCGCCTGCGGATCAGCGCCTCCATCTCCGGCCGGGCCGCCGACGGCCGTGAGCTGCGCACCCTCGAACCGGGAGTGTTCGCGGACGTGGCGGCGGTCCGGCCGTCCCCGCTCGGCCCGGACCTGTTCGACGTCGACCTCGACGGCGGAATGACCGATCCGATTCCGGCGGCGGCACGGACCCTGTGGGACGACTGGCTGGAGCGGCGGCCCAGCGCACCGGGCACCTGGCATGCCCTGGACACCGCGATGCGTCACGAGTGGCTGCGCCTGGCCCTGGCCGGCCACCGGCACGACTCCCCGGACCGGCCGGCGGGCGCGGTCCACCGGCTGGACGGCCGGTACGTGACCGACGTGAACGGCTTCTACTGCGCGCTCGGTGAGGCGATCAACGGCCCCGGCGGCTACTTCGGCTGGAACCTCGACGCCGTCGACGACTGCCTCCGCGGCCGGTGGGGGGCCACCACCCCGTTCCGCCTGGAGTGGAGCCACTTCCCGGTGGCCCGGACGAGCCTCGGCGGCGACGAGGTCGACTACCTCGTCGGCCTTCTCACCGAGGAAGACCGCGTGACGGTCGTACCGGGCGGGTGA
- a CDS encoding sulfurtransferase TusA family protein, with protein sequence MITLDCRGLRCPIPVIRLARAIPGVPVGEIVRVLADDPAAANDIPAWCRMKGQEFVAADGQAFDVRRLS encoded by the coding sequence CTGATCACCCTGGACTGCCGGGGCCTGCGCTGCCCGATCCCGGTGATCCGGCTGGCCAGGGCCATTCCGGGCGTGCCGGTCGGGGAGATCGTGCGGGTGCTCGCCGACGACCCGGCCGCGGCCAACGACATCCCCGCCTGGTGCCGGATGAAGGGCCAGGAGTTCGTCGCCGCCGACGGCCAGGCCTTCGACGTGCGCAGGCTGAGCTGA
- a CDS encoding cysteine desulfurase family protein has translation MDYTGDPAGAPAYLDAATAAPPHPVTREALLAALADGWADPSRLYAAGRRAQQLHEAATAVVAEILGVRADEVSFQPSGTAAAQAAVLGGLGGRARVGRVLVHSAIEHSAVLHAARTAEAVEVGVDRLGRLDLDAWATAVRAGGVALASLISASHEVGTVQPVAAAAELCAEAGVPLFVDAAQTVGRAPVPPGWSLLSASAHKWGGPAGVGVLVVRKGVRWLSPYPQDDLYRPRHPGALSLPAVVAAAASLRAVVAEARGEAARLSALVDRIRERVAATVPDVEIVGDPVGRLPHLVTFSCLYVDGEALLHALDRHGFAVSSGSSCTSSTLRPSHVLEAMGVLSHGNVRVSLHRETTEADVERFLTVLPDVVAAIRKEAGI, from the coding sequence GTGGATTACACAGGCGATCCGGCCGGTGCGCCCGCTTACCTCGACGCCGCCACCGCGGCGCCGCCGCATCCGGTGACACGCGAGGCTCTGCTGGCCGCCCTCGCCGACGGCTGGGCCGACCCGTCCCGGCTCTACGCGGCCGGGCGGCGGGCCCAGCAGCTGCACGAGGCGGCCACCGCGGTGGTCGCCGAGATCCTGGGCGTACGGGCGGACGAGGTGAGTTTCCAGCCCTCCGGCACGGCGGCGGCCCAGGCGGCGGTCCTCGGCGGGCTGGGCGGCCGCGCGCGGGTGGGCCGGGTGCTGGTGCATTCGGCGATCGAGCACTCGGCGGTGCTGCACGCCGCGCGTACGGCCGAGGCGGTGGAGGTCGGCGTGGACCGGCTGGGCCGGCTCGACCTGGACGCGTGGGCCACCGCGGTCCGGGCCGGCGGGGTGGCCCTGGCGAGCCTGATCAGTGCCAGTCACGAGGTGGGCACGGTGCAGCCGGTGGCCGCCGCCGCGGAGCTGTGCGCCGAAGCCGGGGTGCCGCTGTTCGTGGACGCGGCGCAGACCGTGGGCCGGGCGCCGGTGCCGCCGGGCTGGTCGCTGCTGAGCGCCTCGGCACACAAGTGGGGCGGTCCGGCGGGGGTCGGGGTGCTGGTGGTGCGCAAGGGTGTGCGCTGGCTCTCCCCGTACCCTCAAGATGATCTTTATCGCCCCCGCCACCCGGGCGCGCTCTCGCTGCCGGCCGTGGTCGCGGCGGCCGCGAGCCTCCGTGCCGTGGTGGCCGAGGCGCGCGGCGAGGCGGCCCGGCTGAGCGCCCTGGTCGACCGGATCCGGGAGCGGGTGGCCGCCACCGTGCCGGACGTGGAGATCGTCGGCGACCCGGTCGGGCGGCTGCCGCACCTGGTCACGTTCAGCTGCCTGTACGTCGACGGCGAGGCCCTGCTGCACGCCCTCGACCGGCACGGTTTCGCCGTCTCGTCAGGTTCCTCGTGCACCTCGTCGACGCTGCGCCCGAGCCACGTGCTGGAGGCGATGGGTGTGCTCAGCCACGGCAACGTGCGGGTGTCGCTGCACCGGGAGACCACCGAGGCGGACGTCGAGAGGTTCCTCACCGTGCTGCCGGACGTGGTGGCCGCCATCCGGAAGGAGGCCGGGATCTGA
- a CDS encoding cytochrome c oxidase assembly protein: MRSHVLPLLAADGGDTGLPPFTPAAVFTELNLFSLIALGLLVSAALYGYGVWRLRQRGDHWPAGRTAAFVAGGLGSIAAVTVTGIEAYDTTLISVHMVQHMVLSMVGPIFLALGAPTTLALRVLHGPPRRTLLAVLHSRYVRVLTFPLVAFGLFIANPFVLYFTGAYRQTLEHVWVHEFVHLHFIITGCLFFWPLLGLDPLPNRWPYPGRALLMVLSVPFHTVLGLTIMQSTVLLGGDWYPNLGLSWLDPKADQVTAGGILWAGGEIVSVTMLGILVVQWIRQSEREARRIDRALDRAEAAENTGRPAPDAG; encoded by the coding sequence GTGCGTTCTCACGTTTTGCCCCTACTCGCGGCCGATGGCGGGGATACTGGTCTTCCGCCGTTCACCCCGGCGGCCGTCTTCACCGAACTCAACCTCTTCAGCCTCATCGCGCTGGGTCTTCTGGTGTCGGCGGCGCTCTACGGGTACGGCGTTTGGCGCCTACGACAGCGTGGGGACCACTGGCCGGCCGGGCGCACGGCGGCGTTCGTCGCGGGTGGACTCGGCTCGATCGCGGCGGTGACGGTCACCGGCATCGAGGCGTACGACACGACCCTGATCTCGGTGCACATGGTCCAGCACATGGTGCTGTCCATGGTGGGCCCGATCTTCCTGGCCCTGGGCGCGCCGACCACCCTGGCGCTGCGGGTGCTGCACGGGCCGCCGCGCCGGACGCTGCTCGCCGTGCTGCACAGCCGCTACGTACGGGTCCTGACGTTCCCGCTGGTCGCGTTCGGGCTGTTCATCGCGAACCCGTTCGTCCTCTACTTCACCGGGGCCTACCGGCAGACCCTGGAACACGTCTGGGTGCACGAGTTCGTCCACCTGCACTTCATCATCACCGGCTGCCTCTTCTTCTGGCCGCTGCTGGGCCTGGACCCGCTGCCGAACCGCTGGCCGTACCCGGGCCGCGCCCTGCTCATGGTGCTGAGCGTGCCGTTCCACACGGTGCTGGGGCTGACGATCATGCAGAGCACCGTGCTGCTCGGCGGCGACTGGTACCCGAACTTGGGCCTGAGCTGGCTGGATCCCAAGGCCGACCAGGTCACCGCGGGCGGGATCCTGTGGGCCGGCGGCGAGATCGTCAGCGTCACGATGCTCGGCATCCTGGTGGTCCAGTGGATCCGTCAGTCGGAGCGCGAGGCCCGCCGGATCGACCGCGCTCTGGACCGCGCCGAGGCCGCCGAGAACACGGGCCGACCGGCACCCGACGCCGGATAA
- a CDS encoding cytochrome c oxidase subunit 4 encodes MRTEYKIFAAVAVFLFGAAAVYGLYTFNTPNPSGGGGDGYAGGTEWVGVVALILSGLLCSMCAGFFWFVARRIDLRPEDREDGEIAEGAGEVGFFSPGSYWPFGIALAAAVAGIGLVFWMWWLLAFGLVCVIFASCGLLFEYYSGTRHPEAHL; translated from the coding sequence ATGAGGACCGAATACAAGATCTTCGCCGCGGTCGCCGTGTTCCTCTTCGGCGCGGCCGCCGTGTACGGGCTCTACACGTTCAACACGCCCAACCCCTCCGGCGGCGGCGGTGACGGGTACGCGGGCGGCACCGAGTGGGTCGGCGTGGTCGCGCTGATCCTCTCCGGACTGCTGTGCTCGATGTGCGCGGGCTTCTTCTGGTTCGTCGCCCGGCGTATCGACCTGCGCCCGGAGGACCGGGAGGACGGCGAGATCGCCGAGGGCGCCGGCGAGGTCGGCTTCTTCAGCCCGGGCAGCTACTGGCCGTTCGGCATCGCGCTGGCGGCGGCGGTGGCCGGCATCGGCCTGGTGTTCTGGATGTGGTGGCTGCTGGCCTTCGGCCTGGTCTGCGTCATTTTCGCCTCGTGCGGCCTGCTGTTCGAGTACTACTCGGGCACCCGGCACCCGGAAGCTCACCTCTGA
- the trpD gene encoding anthranilate phosphoribosyltransferase, with translation MGARTWPNLTSALLRGEELATVDTAWAMGEIMAGNATPVQIAGFAIALRSKGETPAELAGLVQAMLASATLVQLPEATRTRAVDVVGTGGDRANTVNISTMAAIVTASAGVTVVKHGNRSASSTTGTADLLEHFGLPLDLGPAGVARTVEEAGIGFCFAARYHPGMRHAAVTRRELGVPTFFNVLGPLTNPARPTAAMVGCFDPRMAPVMAEVFAGRGDSALVVRGEDGLDEFTTSAPTRVWMARDGKVEELLVDAADLGLARSRPADLRGGDAAFNADVARRTFAGEQGPVRDAVLLNAAAAFAAQSGFPGDFHETLRDGIERAAEAIDSGATTARLDRWVAAAQAAKSAE, from the coding sequence ATGGGCGCACGCACCTGGCCCAATCTGACCAGCGCACTGCTTCGTGGCGAGGAGCTCGCCACCGTGGACACCGCGTGGGCGATGGGCGAGATCATGGCCGGCAACGCGACGCCGGTGCAGATCGCCGGGTTCGCGATAGCCCTGCGGTCCAAGGGTGAGACCCCGGCCGAGCTGGCCGGCCTGGTGCAGGCGATGCTCGCCAGCGCCACGCTGGTCCAGCTGCCGGAGGCCACCCGGACCCGGGCGGTGGACGTGGTCGGCACCGGCGGCGACCGGGCCAACACGGTGAACATCTCCACCATGGCGGCGATCGTGACGGCTTCCGCCGGGGTGACCGTGGTCAAGCACGGCAACCGGTCGGCGTCCTCCACCACCGGCACGGCCGACCTGCTCGAGCACTTCGGCCTGCCGCTGGATCTGGGCCCGGCCGGGGTGGCCCGCACGGTCGAGGAGGCGGGCATCGGCTTCTGCTTCGCGGCCCGCTACCACCCGGGCATGCGGCACGCCGCGGTGACCCGGCGTGAGCTGGGCGTGCCGACATTCTTCAACGTGCTGGGCCCGCTGACCAACCCGGCCCGCCCGACGGCGGCCATGGTCGGCTGCTTCGACCCGCGGATGGCCCCGGTGATGGCCGAGGTGTTCGCCGGGCGCGGTGACTCGGCGCTGGTGGTGCGCGGCGAGGACGGGCTGGACGAGTTCACCACGTCGGCGCCCACCCGGGTCTGGATGGCCCGGGACGGCAAGGTGGAGGAACTGCTGGTCGACGCCGCCGACCTGGGCCTGGCGCGCAGCCGGCCGGCCGATCTGCGGGGTGGTGACGCGGCGTTCAACGCCGACGTGGCCCGCCGCACGTTCGCCGGTGAGCAGGGCCCGGTGCGCGACGCCGTGCTCCTCAACGCGGCGGCCGCGTTCGCGGCGCAGAGCGGCTTTCCGGGCGACTTCCACGAGACGCTGCGGGACGGCATCGAGCGGGCCGCCGAGGCGATCGACTCCGGCGCCACGACCGCCCGGCTGGACCGGTGGGTGGCGGCCGCGCAGGCGGCGAAAAGCGCCGAGTAG
- the qcrC gene encoding cytochrome bc1 complex diheme cytochrome c subunit — protein sequence MTSDTPARRRARVFSRRRGAPSRVRRRLGAAARMFAALALAGGVYTAFTPGAFAEDNVPLSAAAQEGKALFDTSCITCHGRDGQGVDGRGPSLIGVGSASVEFQVGTGRMPMARQEAQAEQKPPQFDETQTEQLGQYIQELGGGPEVPKGELVENLETNPEALAEGGKLFRVNCTSCHGFGGGGGALSSGKFAPSLGDATAEQIYAAMLTGPQNMPVFGDNQLTPDQKKQIITYIQVQLQEDRDPGGLFNLGRYGPSTEGMAIFLVGITLLVFTSLWIAGKS from the coding sequence ATGACTTCTGACACCCCCGCCCGTAGGCGTGCCCGGGTGTTCTCCCGGCGGCGCGGTGCGCCCAGCCGGGTGCGCCGGAGGCTCGGCGCCGCGGCGCGCATGTTCGCCGCGCTGGCGCTGGCCGGCGGCGTCTACACGGCGTTCACCCCGGGCGCCTTCGCCGAGGACAACGTCCCGCTCTCCGCTGCCGCGCAGGAGGGCAAGGCGCTCTTCGACACCAGCTGCATCACCTGTCACGGGCGTGACGGCCAGGGTGTCGACGGGCGTGGACCGAGCCTGATCGGCGTCGGCTCCGCCTCGGTGGAGTTCCAGGTCGGCACCGGCCGTATGCCGATGGCCCGCCAGGAGGCCCAGGCCGAGCAGAAGCCGCCGCAGTTCGACGAGACCCAGACCGAGCAGCTCGGGCAGTACATCCAGGAGCTCGGCGGCGGCCCGGAGGTGCCGAAGGGCGAGCTCGTCGAGAACCTGGAGACCAACCCGGAGGCGCTGGCCGAGGGCGGCAAGCTGTTCCGGGTCAACTGCACCTCCTGCCACGGCTTCGGTGGCGGCGGTGGCGCGCTCTCCTCGGGCAAGTTCGCCCCGAGCCTGGGCGACGCCACGGCCGAGCAGATCTACGCCGCCATGCTCACCGGCCCGCAGAACATGCCGGTCTTCGGTGACAACCAGCTCACGCCGGACCAGAAGAAGCAGATCATCACCTACATCCAGGTCCAGCTCCAGGAGGACAGGGACCCGGGCGGTCTGTTCAACCTGGGCCGTTACGGGCCGTCGACCGAGGGTATGGCCATCTTCCTGGTCGGCATCACCCTGCTGGTCTTCACGTCTCTCTGGATTGCGGGGAAGTCATGA